In Thermoproteales archaeon, the sequence TCAAGACCATACCTGCGGTCGTAAATTTTATCGATAAGACTCTCAATTTCCCGTTTACTTAGATAATATTCTATTGCCTCCCTTGAGAATATAGAAGTTAGGAATAAACAAGCTCCCTTCGTTTTAGCTTTAGATAAAACTTCGACAATATGCTTTTCCAATATTGCCTTTAGAAGTATTTCTTTTTCAACACTTATTATGAGATTATTTACCCGCGATTTATCCTCAAAATTTAACAACTTTATTTTTGAAAGCACCTCCTTGTAATGGGATAAATCATATAAACGCTTATTTTGAATATCCACGTATTTTTTAAGTTCGCTTAAATCTATGATTAAGTTATTAAGTATGCTTTCTAGATTAACTATAATGCATAACAGTTTTACCACATGTTATAATAAGTAAACATTGCAATATATAACTTGTAGTTAAAGATAAGAGTTATAAACTACGGGAGAAATTGAATACACATAGAAAGCACTATAGGATTAGTATGGTCAAAGTTTATGAACAAATTAAAGAAGAATTTAAAAAACTAATTGCAGAAAGAAAAAAGCTTAGCAAAGAAGACTTACTCGCCTGGTGCGAAAAGCACTCCGTTGGAATTTTGACACTGTGTTCAATTATAGAAGATCTTGAAAAGGAAAGGATAATAAAAACAACATACGGCTCTGAAACCTTACTTATAGACCTACCCGAGTATGTAGAAACGAGAGATGAAGAAAAGATTGATAGAGGAGAAGCGAATAATCACCAGGAAGAAATATTTCTAATTAAGTCGAGTCGAGATATTGGAGAAAAGCGATTCCGGCGGCAAAAAAGTAAGAAAAAACAAAGGAGATTGAAAAATAAGAAAGTTTCATCTATTACCAAGTATCTGTGCGAGGATAGTGTTTCTGCTGAAAGCCCTGTACAAGAAAGCCGCGATCTTGAAAAGACCAAAGTTGTTGAGGATGAGGATTACAGCGATTTCTTCTCAAAATTTGAAGAAGCTGACTACAGGAAAGCTCTCATATACCTTTCCAGATTCCGAAGTGTGGGCGAGATAAGGTTTGCATTAGATTTAAAGAAAGAAGGTGTTAGCGATACTTTGAAAATTATTAGAAAGATGATAGAAGATGGATACGCGACTCGAAGTCCATTAGGTGTTATTAACGCTACAGAAAAGCTTCCTAAAATTAAGGCAATGTTTTCTCTCGCAGACCTACTTAGCTAGCTTTTGCCGGAACATAGATTGGCACTCTTCTATTCTTATCTACTGCTACTATAATGCCGCGCTTTTCTAATTCCCGTAGCGCTATTTTAGCTCTGCTTATTTTAAGCCCAAACTTGGTCGCTACCAGGTAAGGTGTAATATATGGCATTTTTGTTATCTCTTTCACTATCTGCTCTAGTGATAGTTCTGTGAGCGCTCCTTTTTCCGTTAACTTCATGCTATATGTTTTTTTCTCCTTGCCTTTCTTCTTAGTTTCTTCTTTTGCTCTTCTCATTCTCTTTTCGAGTTGCGATATTGTTGGGCGTTTTTTACCTCCCATGTAGTCTCCCAGGAGAAATATATGATAGCTTGATTTAAATATTGCTATTATTATGGCTTAAACATTAAATATACGATTGCTATAATTTGCAATATTAGGATTAAAATGATAATTATTGATGCCAGTTTTTTGCTCATAATCTTTCACCATTTTTCGTCAATATCGAATAGTTCTATTTCATCTTTATGTTCTTCTTCGTCATACTCATAAGCTTTTTCTTTAAGTGAGAAAATAAGGCGGTATTGCATAAAAATGCTAGAAGAAAGTAATAATATT encodes:
- a CDS encoding 30S ribosomal protein S25e; translation: MGGKKRPTISQLEKRMRRAKEETKKKGKEKKTYSMKLTEKGALTELSLEQIVKEITKMPYITPYLVATKFGLKISRAKIALRELEKRGIIVAVDKNRRVPIYVPAKAS